From Amycolatopsis sp. YIM 10, the proteins below share one genomic window:
- a CDS encoding acyl-CoA dehydrogenase family protein, translated as MEFQLTAEQVGLQQSVRRLLAARAAPRSAFTAEAPAQAQALWAALNDVGLGALGLDLPQYEMTSTAIEQMLVAEELGRAVAPVPFSGIAAATSLLSRGSEPAAAQLLEQVIEGRITVAALPAATGAGVEVKAAAGDEGWTADGEIAIVPGGAWTQTLLVVAHTTGGTPAVLAVELDAPGVTTTTLPAIDPTAGLAQVGFSRAPAVPVLLHDADEAISAASALATLIVAAESTGVAERALRIAAEYALTRHQFGHPIGAFQAIKHKLADMLVLVENARSACYGAAWKLSGGEDAALYVAMAMAVASESATEVAADALQIHGGIGCTFEHDIHLYLRRAKSGQLLYGDTAEHLDVIAAALLDEPIPTGATR; from the coding sequence ATGGAATTCCAACTCACCGCTGAGCAGGTCGGGCTGCAGCAGAGCGTGCGTCGCCTGCTCGCGGCACGGGCCGCACCGCGCAGCGCCTTCACGGCGGAGGCACCGGCGCAGGCGCAAGCGCTGTGGGCGGCACTGAACGACGTAGGCCTCGGCGCGCTCGGCCTCGACCTCCCGCAGTACGAGATGACCTCCACCGCGATCGAGCAGATGCTGGTTGCGGAGGAACTCGGCCGGGCCGTCGCGCCCGTCCCGTTCAGTGGCATCGCCGCGGCCACGTCGCTGCTGTCCCGCGGTTCCGAACCCGCCGCCGCGCAGCTGCTGGAGCAGGTCATCGAAGGCCGGATCACTGTCGCGGCGCTCCCGGCCGCCACCGGCGCCGGGGTCGAGGTGAAGGCGGCCGCCGGAGACGAGGGCTGGACGGCCGACGGGGAAATCGCGATCGTCCCGGGCGGCGCCTGGACGCAGACCCTGCTGGTCGTCGCCCACACGACGGGCGGCACGCCGGCCGTGCTCGCGGTCGAGCTCGACGCGCCGGGAGTCACCACGACGACGTTGCCCGCGATCGACCCGACCGCGGGCCTGGCACAGGTCGGTTTCTCCCGCGCTCCCGCCGTCCCGGTGCTGCTGCACGACGCGGACGAAGCGATCTCCGCGGCGAGCGCGCTGGCCACCCTGATCGTGGCCGCCGAGTCCACCGGCGTCGCGGAACGAGCGCTGCGGATCGCCGCCGAGTACGCCCTGACGCGACACCAGTTCGGCCACCCCATCGGCGCCTTCCAGGCGATCAAGCACAAGCTGGCCGACATGCTCGTCCTGGTCGAGAACGCGCGGTCGGCCTGCTACGGGGCCGCTTGGAAACTCTCCGGCGGCGAGGACGCCGCCCTGTACGTGGCGATGGCGATGGCCGTCGCGTCGGAAAGCGCGACCGAGGTCGCGGCCGACGCACTGCAGATCCACGGCGGCATCGGCTGCACCTTCGAGCACGACATCCACCTCTACCTGCGCCGCGCCAAGTCCGGGCAGCTCCTCTACGGCGACACGGCCGAGCACCTCGACGTGATCGCGGCGGCGCTGCTCGACGAGCCCATCCCCACAGGAGCGACCCGATGA
- a CDS encoding IS481 family transposase, protein MSHRNAPLSPTGRLRLARCVVDDEWPLRRAAERFQVSVSTAQRWAGRYRAEGEAGMTDRSSRPHHCPRRTPTRTERRIVKVRVLRRWGPARIAFFLRLVPSTVHRVLVRFGLARLAHLDRATGHPIRRYERATPGELVHVDIKKLGNIPEGGGHRAVGRQAGQRHRTRTPGKTLDAGGNSHVGYSYLHNAVDDHSRLVYSEILPDEKKDTAVAFWQRAQTFFAAHGITVERVLTDNGACYKSRHWRDTLTTAGITHKRTRPYRPQTNGTVERFNRTLLDEWAYARPYQSETERRKALPQWLHTYNHHRGHTALGGHPPASRVPNLPGQYS, encoded by the coding sequence GTGTCACACCGTAATGCCCCGCTGAGTCCGACTGGCAGACTGCGGCTGGCCCGTTGTGTCGTGGACGATGAATGGCCGTTGCGGCGGGCCGCTGAGCGGTTCCAGGTTTCGGTGTCCACCGCGCAGCGCTGGGCCGGCCGGTACCGCGCCGAGGGCGAGGCGGGCATGACCGACCGCTCCAGCCGCCCGCATCACTGTCCGCGCCGCACCCCGACACGCACCGAACGGCGGATCGTCAAGGTTCGGGTGCTGCGGCGGTGGGGACCAGCGCGGATCGCGTTCTTCCTGCGACTGGTGCCCTCCACCGTGCATCGTGTGCTGGTCCGGTTCGGCCTGGCCCGCCTGGCCCATCTCGACCGGGCCACCGGCCACCCGATACGCCGCTACGAGCGCGCCACCCCCGGCGAGCTGGTGCATGTGGATATCAAGAAGCTGGGCAACATCCCCGAGGGCGGCGGGCACCGGGCCGTCGGCCGTCAAGCGGGACAGCGTCACCGCACCCGCACCCCGGGCAAGACCCTGGACGCAGGCGGCAACAGCCACGTCGGCTACAGCTATCTGCACAACGCCGTCGACGATCACTCCCGGCTCGTCTACAGCGAAATCCTGCCCGACGAGAAGAAGGACACCGCGGTCGCGTTCTGGCAGCGCGCTCAGACCTTCTTCGCCGCCCACGGGATCACCGTCGAACGGGTCCTGACCGACAACGGGGCCTGCTACAAATCCCGCCACTGGCGCGACACCCTCACCACCGCAGGCATCACCCACAAACGCACCCGCCCCTACCGACCCCAGACCAACGGCACAGTCGAACGCTTCAACCGCACCCTGCTCGACGAATGGGCCTACGCACGCCCCTACCAATCAGAAACCGAACGCCGCAAAGCCCTACCCCAGTGGCTCCACACCTACAATCACCACCGCGGCCACACCGCACTCGGCGGCCACCCACCCGCCAGCCGCGTTCCCAACCTCCCAGGTCAGTACAGCTAG
- a CDS encoding SDR family NAD(P)-dependent oxidoreductase: MVEGVSERPVAVVTAAGGPMGAAIARRLAPTHALVLNDRSADRLGTTAEALCAGGAAVVTVVGDVSDRATAVALRENAVARWGRLDALVNVAGGVKGPLNQPILDITDDQWSRTLDINLTSAFRCLQEAARVMADAGAGRIVNIGSTSWAGSPDRAHYAAAKSGLVALTRSAATQLGRHGITVNVIVLGATTTTVVDRRDGSWVQDWTAHNPLGRPNTVDDVADAVEFLLGPGSRNISGQALTVAGGLNPSL; this comes from the coding sequence GTGGTCGAAGGAGTGTCGGAGCGGCCCGTGGCCGTGGTGACCGCGGCGGGCGGCCCGATGGGGGCAGCGATCGCGCGGCGCCTCGCGCCCACTCACGCACTCGTCCTCAACGACCGGTCGGCTGACCGGCTCGGCACCACGGCGGAGGCGCTGTGCGCCGGCGGTGCCGCCGTCGTCACCGTCGTCGGCGACGTGTCGGATCGCGCCACCGCGGTTGCTCTCCGCGAGAATGCGGTCGCTCGGTGGGGCAGGCTCGACGCCCTGGTGAACGTCGCCGGCGGGGTCAAGGGCCCGTTGAACCAGCCCATCCTGGACATCACCGATGACCAGTGGTCCCGCACGCTCGACATCAACCTCACGTCGGCGTTTCGGTGCCTGCAGGAGGCCGCGCGCGTCATGGCGGATGCCGGTGCCGGCCGGATCGTCAACATCGGCTCGACGTCGTGGGCGGGCTCGCCCGACCGTGCCCACTACGCGGCGGCGAAGTCCGGGCTGGTGGCGCTGACTCGGTCGGCGGCCACGCAGCTGGGCCGGCACGGGATCACCGTGAACGTGATCGTGCTCGGCGCGACGACCACGACCGTCGTGGACCGGCGGGACGGGAGCTGGGTGCAGGACTGGACGGCGCACAACCCCCTCGGGCGCCCGAACACCGTGGACGACGTCGCGGACGCGGTGGAGTTCCTGCTCGGGCCGGGCAGCCGGAACATCAGCGGCCAGGCGCTCACCGTCGCCGGCGGGCTCAACCCGTCGCTGTGA
- a CDS encoding enoyl-CoA hydratase/isomerase family protein, which produces MTGPWETLDVEVDKEGVVVVRLNRPDRMNAISPDMLEELARFWPAFDAAPDTRVAVVTGAGERAFCSGADVGTVADRSRARTGIFERENRFTPLQNQVRKPSICAVNGVCAGGGLHFVADTDFTIAADSATFLDPHVSVGQVSAIETIVLSRRVPHQAVMRMMLLGRSERIDARRALEMGLVTEIVPAADLQERALELARAVAAGSPAAIAASRQVVWDALDRPLHDALRIAWPILRAHGDHHPDAQEGPKAFFEKRPPKWA; this is translated from the coding sequence TTGACCGGTCCCTGGGAGACCCTCGACGTCGAGGTGGACAAGGAAGGCGTCGTCGTGGTCCGGCTCAACCGGCCCGACCGCATGAACGCCATCTCGCCGGACATGCTGGAGGAGCTGGCCCGTTTCTGGCCCGCCTTCGACGCCGCCCCGGACACGCGCGTCGCGGTGGTCACCGGCGCGGGGGAGCGGGCGTTCTGCTCCGGGGCCGATGTCGGCACGGTCGCCGACCGATCCCGGGCCCGGACCGGGATCTTCGAGCGGGAGAACCGCTTCACGCCGCTGCAGAACCAGGTCCGCAAGCCGTCGATCTGCGCGGTCAACGGTGTGTGCGCGGGAGGTGGGCTGCACTTCGTCGCGGACACCGACTTCACGATCGCCGCCGATTCCGCCACGTTCCTCGACCCCCACGTCTCCGTGGGCCAGGTCAGCGCGATCGAGACGATCGTGCTCTCGCGTCGTGTGCCGCACCAGGCCGTGATGCGGATGATGTTGCTGGGGCGGTCGGAGCGGATCGACGCCCGGCGCGCCCTCGAGATGGGTCTGGTGACGGAGATCGTCCCAGCCGCCGATCTCCAGGAGCGCGCGCTGGAGCTGGCGCGGGCGGTCGCGGCGGGGTCGCCCGCGGCGATCGCGGCGAGCAGGCAGGTGGTGTGGGACGCGCTGGACCGTCCGCTGCACGACGCGCTGCGGATCGCCTGGCCGATCCTGCGCGCTCATGGCGACCACCACCCGGACGCGCAGGAGGGTCCGAAGGCCTTCTTCGAGAAGCGTCCGCCGAAGTGGGCCTGA
- a CDS encoding acyl-CoA dehydrogenase family protein: MTEVTGTSAQSTGQFVAELSAWLDANLPAGWGTPAFRLPKGAEPRREFIRDLQRRMAADRWIAIHWPAEFGGRGATMDQQIAYHAELARRGVPRPLGHIGLNLCGPTIIRHGTDWQRERFLRPMLFAEEIWCEGFSEPGAGSDLAGLRTRGRIEGDEIVIDGQKTWNTGGHYSQWMFALVRTDPDAPKHEGLSFVLIPMDAPGVTVRPIERICREHDINDVFLDSVRIPLSHVVGPLHGGWGVTRTTLNHERYTQFLASQIGFRRTLDKVIDLARRTSALGKRPADRPEVRSALARKWIASELIRLHGLRNIASVQSSGEPGPEGAIMKAFGQEQEKQLHELAMDLSGAAGLLDRGSSLAPDRGKWVFGYLRSRASTIAGGTSEIQHNVIAERVLGMPRDPWLTQRS; encoded by the coding sequence ATGACCGAGGTGACCGGCACGTCCGCCCAGAGCACCGGCCAGTTCGTCGCGGAACTGTCCGCGTGGCTCGACGCCAACCTCCCGGCGGGCTGGGGTACCCCCGCGTTCCGGCTGCCGAAGGGCGCGGAACCCCGCCGCGAGTTCATCCGCGACCTCCAGCGCCGCATGGCCGCCGACCGCTGGATAGCGATCCACTGGCCCGCCGAGTTCGGCGGCCGCGGCGCGACCATGGACCAGCAAATCGCCTACCACGCCGAGCTCGCCCGGCGAGGCGTGCCGCGCCCGCTCGGCCACATCGGTCTCAACCTGTGCGGGCCGACCATCATCCGCCACGGCACCGACTGGCAGCGGGAGCGCTTCCTGCGGCCGATGCTCTTCGCCGAGGAGATCTGGTGCGAAGGCTTCTCCGAGCCCGGAGCGGGCTCCGACCTCGCCGGGCTGCGCACGCGAGGCCGGATCGAGGGCGACGAGATCGTCATCGACGGTCAGAAGACGTGGAACACCGGCGGCCACTACTCACAGTGGATGTTCGCGCTCGTGCGCACCGATCCGGACGCGCCCAAGCACGAGGGCCTGTCGTTCGTCCTCATCCCGATGGACGCCCCTGGGGTCACTGTGCGCCCCATCGAGCGGATCTGCCGCGAGCACGACATCAACGACGTCTTCCTCGACTCCGTGCGGATCCCCCTGTCCCACGTCGTGGGGCCGTTGCACGGCGGCTGGGGCGTCACCCGCACCACCCTCAACCATGAGCGCTACACGCAGTTTCTGGCCTCGCAGATCGGGTTCCGCCGGACTTTGGACAAGGTCATCGATCTCGCCCGCCGCACCAGCGCGCTCGGCAAGCGCCCGGCCGATCGTCCCGAGGTGCGCAGCGCGCTGGCGCGCAAGTGGATCGCCAGCGAGCTCATCCGGTTGCACGGTCTGCGCAACATCGCCAGCGTCCAGTCCTCGGGCGAGCCCGGGCCGGAAGGTGCGATCATGAAGGCGTTCGGGCAGGAGCAGGAAAAGCAGCTCCACGAGCTCGCGATGGACCTCTCGGGAGCGGCCGGCCTGCTCGACCGCGGTTCCAGCCTCGCGCCCGATCGCGGCAAGTGGGTGTTCGGCTACCTGCGTTCGCGGGCGTCGACGATCGCCGGCGGAACCAGCGAGATCCAGCACAACGTCATCGCCGAACGGGTACTGGGCATGCCGCGCGACCCCTGGCTGACCCAGCGCAGCTGA